Below is a genomic region from Telmatobacter sp. DSM 110680.
TAATACTTCTCGGCGGGGTAGTCTTTGATAAACCCGTAACCGCCAAATAATTGCACGGCATCATCACAGATGCGCACTGCAACTTCGCTCGAGAATAGTTTGGCCATCGACGATTCGCGCGTGACCTTGCGGCCTGAATCCTTGAGCACGGCAGCGCGCTGGGTGAGCAGGCGCGCGGCATCAAGCTCTGTAGCCATATCTGCCAGCTTCCATTGGATACCCTGAAACTCGGCGATCGCTTTGCCGAACTGCTTTCGCTCCTTGACGTATTTGAGGGCTGCGTCCAGTGCGCCGCGCCCGATTCCCAGCGCCAGGGCGGCGATGGAGATGCGGCCACCGTCGAGTACGCGCATGGCGTCGATGAACCCTTCGCCTTCGGCACCGAGCAGATTTTCTTCCGGGATTTCGCAGTCCTCAAAAATTAGTTCGCTGGTATCGCTGGCGCGCAGTCCGAGCTTGTTCTCTTTTTTGCCCGGGCGGAATCCCTTCGTGCCCTTCTCCACGACGAATGCGGAGAGGCCGTGCGTGCCCTTGCTCTTATCGGTCGAAGCGATGACCACGGCGAGATCGGCGTAGTGGCCATTGGTGATGAAGGTCTTGTTGCCATTGAGCACGTAGCGATCGCCTTTTTTGATCGCGGTAGTGCGCGAATTGCTGGCGTCGGAGCCTGCTCCTGGCTCGGTCAATCCCCATGCTGCGAGCCATTCGCCGCTCGCCAGCTTCGAAACGTACTTTCTCTTCTGCGCTTCGTTTCCGGCAAGGAAAATGTGATTGGTGCCCAGCGAGTTGTGCGCGGCAACAATGATGCCGATGGACCCGTCCACGGCAGACAGTTCTTCAATCGCGAGAACATAATCGACATACCCGAGGCCCGAGCCACCGTACTCGGGCGGGAAGATGACGCCGAGTAGGCCCATCTGGCCAAGCTTCTTCACGACCTCAAGAGGGAATTCGCTGGCCTCGTCCCACTTCATCACGTTCGGGGCTATCTCTCGCGCGGCAAAGTCGCGTATCTCGCGACGAAGCTGTTCCTGCTCCTCTGTCAACACGAAGGGGTACAGGCTTGGATTGGTTTCGAGCGCAACGCTCATGGGTTTGGCTCCTTTGCGTCCGAGGGCCGACGCCAGCCTTGGCTGCTAAATGGATAAGATGCCGATTGACGAAGTTCAGAACATTTCCCTAGGCAACTACTCAGGTCTGCAGCACTCCGGGGTTGAACCTAGGGATATCAGGATTCATGCAACAAGCCTCAAGGGCGGTGATCAGAACGTCTCGCGTCTTTGCAGGATCAATGATTGCATCGATCCACAGGCGCGCTGCACCGTAACGGGGATCAGCTTGCGCGTCATAAGTATTCTTGATCTCGTCGTAAAGGGCTTTTCTTTCCTCCTCGGAAAGCACCTTGCCCCCCCTCTCTACCTGCTTTGCGCGGACCTCTGCTAAAGTTCCTGCAGCAGATGCGCCGCTCATTACGGCATAGCGAGCAGTTGGCCACGCGAACATGAATCGCGGGTCGTAGGCCTTGCCGCACATCGCATAGTGTCCTGCCCCGAAGCTTCCGCCGATGATGACGCTAATCTTGGGAACAACACTCGTACTGACAGCCGAAACCATCTTTGCGCCAGCGCGAATGATGCCGGACCACTCCGCATCCTTGCCCACCATAAAGCCATTTACATCGTGCAGAAAGATCAGCGGGACGAGGTTCTGATTGCAGTCCATGATGAAGCGGGCAGCTTTCTGCGCGCCCTCGGTATAGATGACGCCGCCCACTTCAATTCGCTTCGCGCCGGCCGATGGGCCCATGGCGACGATCTGATTTTGATTGGTCTTCTGATTGGCGACAATGCCGACCGCACGGCCGCCGATGCGCGCATATCCGCAAAGAACCGTACGGCCAAATTCCTCTTTGTACTCATCGAATTCACTTCGGTCGACGATGCGCGCGATTACCTCTCGCATGTCATAGACGTTGCTGGTCCCCGGCGCGGGGTTTAAGAGACCGTAAACATCTTCGATGGAATACCTTGGCGCGTCGTGCTTCGCATCATAGGGAGTTCGGCTAAATCGCTCTGTCGATGCGTTTGCCGGCGAGCGATCGCCGAACTTGTCGACCAGGGACCGCAGGCGCAAGATGCAGTGGTGGTCGTCTGGTTCCTTGAAGTCTACGGTGCCTGAGATCTCGGCATGCATGGCGGCGCCGCCGAGTTCCTCGGGATTAGTTTTCTGGCCGATCGCGGCTTGGACAAGCGAAGGGCCTGCGAGGAACAGCCCTGAACCTTCTGTCATCAGAACTGTATCGGTCATTACAGGGAGATAAGCGCCTCCGGCAACGCACATTCCCATAATCGCCGTGATCTGGGGAATGCCGAGCGAACTCATCACTGCATTGTTGCGAAAGACGCGCCCGAAATCGTCTGTATCTGGAAAGACATCTTCCTGTAACGGCAGGAATACTCCCGCAGAATCCACCAGGTAAAGCGTGGGGATGTGGTTCTCGAGCGCAATATTCTGCGCATGGATAACCTTCTTGGCCGTCATGGGGAAGAAGGCTCCGGCTTTTACCGTCGCGTCATTCGCGATGATCATGCAAAGCCGCCCGCATACGCGGCCCAGCCCGGTGACGACTCCCGCTCCAGGCGCGCCTCCGTATTCGGTGTACATTTCGTACGCGGCCCAGAGTCCCAGCTCGAGGAAATCGCTCTCCGGGTCCAGCAGCAACTTCATCCGTTCACGAACAGTAAGTCTCTTCTTCGCGTGCTGGGCTGCCTCAGCCTTTGCGCCTCCGCCCAGCCGGATGGTTTCTTCCTGAGAACGAATGGTGGCGAGCAATTCTTGCAGTGCGGTCCGGTTTGCCTTGGCGCGGGGCGACTGGGGATCAAAGCTGGATTCGATCGCGTTTTGAAGTTTCGAGCTTTCGGCCATTCTTCACTCACACAAACTTGCAGACTATAGCATCTTGGATGGTATCGGCGTCCAGATGGTCTTACGCATGAATGAACTACACCAAAATCCTAGACGGCCTTTTTTGAACGCGCGCCACGCCAGTAAAGAAACAGTCCGATAAGGATGGATGCAGCGGTTCCGCCGACTAACTGTAACTCGAATGAGGCAGTCGTCGTTTCTCCCGGCGGGAAGAACGACAAGATAATTCCGATCAGGACTACAAGGAATCCAAGGGAACCGCAAATCCACACTCCGGCAACTCCTCCTGGCACAAGCACTGCATGCGAATTCTCTCTTCGATCTTTCCGTGTGGAGAGTCGGATGACGGCGGCAAACATGTACAGGAACGGAATGAAGTAAAGAATGATCGCTGCGCTGACAACAAGTTGATATCCGACCAGGATGCTCTTCGACTGTATCTGGCTTAGAACAAGAATTGTCCCGGACAGGACGGCCTGCACCAGGATCGAGATATACGGTGTCTTCCACTTCGGATGAATCTTGCCGAACGCAGCGGGAAGATAGCGATCAATTCCCACGACAAAGGGCACACGCGCTATTCCCGCGACCGTGCTTCCCACTCCGCCGGCATTTCCTACCGTCACCAGCATGGCTGCCAGCACCCCGAGCAGGCCGATCTTCAAGACCATGGATCCTGCTGTGATGGCGCTGAATACGCCGCTCTGAGGATCAATGCTGGCGGCCGGCAAAAGAGCAAGAATCGCAAAGGTCCCGCCGATATACATCAGGGCGATCAATGCGCCCGCACCAAAAACGGCACGCGGGAGTGTTCGCCTTGGGTCACGCACTTCTTCACTCATCGCCGAGACAAGCTCAAGCCCCGTGAAAGCGAATGCGATCTGCGACCAGAAATTTACGGTGTTCCAGTTCCACGCGGGCAGCATGTTCTGCACGGTGAAGTGTGTGGCAGAACCGCGTTTGAAGACCACGATGACAGCGACAAGCGCGAGAATCAGAAGCGGAACGTAGGTGCCGACTCCACCGGCATTCTGCAGCCACTTGCCGATGTTCAGCCCAATGATGTTCAGGATGACGGCAACCAGCAGCAAGCCCAGCGAGACACTCAACAGGAAGGTGCGGTCCTGGGCGAGTTGTGCGCCCCGTCCGCCGATGATGTAGGCGGCCATGGAAGCGCTGGCCAGAAGCAGGCCGGGGAAATAGAAGACCGTGTAGATCCAGTAGGTCCATCCAGCGACAAATCCGTGGAAGTCTCCGAAGGCTTCTTTCGACCAGGCGTACAAGCCGCCTTCTTCAGGAAAGCGCGAGGAAAGCTCGTTGATGACGAGCGCGCCGGGCACGAAGAAGAAGACAGCGGCGATCACCCACAGGCTGATTGACGATGTCCCGTTGTGACCAGCGGCTGCGATCCAGCGCGGGCCGAGGACCGTCGCGATGTTGAACAACAGCACGTCCCAGAAGCCCATCGTTTTGCGAAGCTGCGACTTCGTGTCCTGAGGAGGGGGCGCCGGGATTGTCATCGTGCCACCCGGACGTGCGCATAGTTGTCGTCGTACATAAGCGATCATCATAGTGGCGCTTTGTTCAAGCGCACAAATGGCAGACGCTCGTCAGCGGACCGCGAGAGGAAATCTTTCCCGGATCTCGTAGCGCGAACCTCCTGAACCGAGGAACGCTTCGTAGAGAAGAAACTCTCTGGCGGTGAAGGCGGGGAACCTTTCATTGCCTTTGATTTTGGTTTTGAGCTGCCGAAGGACGCGCGTGCGCGCGCCTCCTTTTGCGCGGGCCAGGGTGATATGCGGATGAAAGGGACGATCCTCAGCAACAAATCCGCATTGGACCGTCGCGGCGACAATCTGCTTTTGCAGTTGCGCCAGTTCGGGAGAATCGCTTACCCCGGCGAAAAATATCCCTGCCCGATCGAAGAAACCCGTGCCGTCGATGTGGACTTGGAATTCCGGCGAACTTACTTCTTTCAAGTGCGCGAGAAGGCACGCGTATGTTGTTTCAGAAGTCTCGCCGAGAAATTGCAGAGTGATGTGCCAGGATTGTGGCGAACTCCAGCGGAAGCCGTCCTCAGTGGATCGCAAGCTCTGCGAAAGTCCCGCAAGCGCATCGACAACTTCTGGAGACAACGGAATTCCGATAAAGAGACGCATCAACAGCCTTCAATCAAAGGTACTTCGCAAACGACTCAACTTGCTTCGCTTGGTGGTTACGGCGTTCCACGGGGGACGATAAGACCGTGGAAGTTGAGGTGGCCCCGAGCGCGGAGAGCCGGTCGATCAGTGTCTCCAGGTGGCGGATGGAAACGACGTCTGCCTCAATGACGAACGATTCGGCACCCGTGATGCGATGGCAGCGACTGATCTCGCTCAGTTCTTTCAGCGCTGAAACCGTTCGGCTGATCTGCAATTCGCCGCCGGGAATGGTGAGGCGCACCAGGACGCGGATCGGAACTCCGAGTTTCGCGCTATCGAGGCAAGCGTGGTATCCGGTGATGACGCCGGCCTCTTCAAGACGGTGAACCCGCTCCGCGACCGCAGGAGTCGAGAGCCCGATCTTCCTGCCGAGTTCGGCGAACGAAACGCGGGCGTTTTCTTGCAAAGCCTCCAAGATTCTCCAGGCGATCGCATCGAGGTCAATTCTGTTGGGCACCGTCTTATGAGCCATCAGCCAGCAATCCTTAGGTTGCTTACCTATTATGCTTAATGACCTTAAGTTTCAGGCTGCCTTTTTCCCGGAAATGCCATTTTCAGTGCTATCGAGCGGGCCTATCTTAACGTTCAGCCGGGAAATTTCCCCTTTGCTCCCCCATGTCCCGGCACAGGAGGTCTCCGCATGAGCGCAACGGTGCACTCTGCCCCCGCACATCTTGGTTCGCAGCCCACTACCGAATCGATTCCCACTGGACACGACTTTCTTCCGCTCAAGGGCACCGACCACGTGGAGTTCTACGTCGGCAATGCTCGTCAGTCTGCGTATTTTTATCGAGCCGCATTTGGCATGTCTCTAGTGGCCTATGCGGGACCAGAGACAGGTCAGCGCGATCGCTCCTCCTACGTGCTCCAGCAGGGCAAAATCCGCTTCGTGCTTACGACTCCTCTCCGCGGAGGAAACGCAATTGCGGAGCATGTCGGCCGTCACGGCGATGGGGTGAAGGTGATCGCGCTCTGGGTGGATGATGCGCGCAAGGCCTGGACCGAGACCACCAGCCGTGGAGCAGCGAGCGTAGCTCAGCCCTATGTGCTCGCCGATGAGCGAGGACAGGTGGTGATGTCGAGCATCCGGACCTACGGCGATACGATTCACACCTTCGTGGAGCGCACGAACTATTCCGGAGCATTTCTTCCCGGCTATCGTGCCGTGGAAAGCGACAAGATCGCGCGTCCCACGGGGCTGATTCATATCGACCACATGGTCGGGAATGTGGGCTGGCACGAGATGGACGAGTGGGTTAAGTTCTACGCGAATGTGATGGGTTTCTCCCTCTACCAGCACTTCGACGACAAGGACATCTCCACCGAATACTCCGCATTGATGTCAAAGGTTATGGCGAACGGCAACGGCTACGTGAAGTTCCCCATCAACGAGCCGGCTGAGGGTAAGCGGAAGTCGCAGATCGAAGAGTACCTCGAATTTTATGGCGGCGCAGGCGTGCAACACATAGCGCTGGCCACCAACGACATTCTGCACACGGTAAGCAAGCTCAGCGAGCAGGGCATCGAGTTTCTGCACGTGCCGCACACGTATTACACCGAGTTGCAGAGCCGTGTGGGAAAGATCGACGAGCCTACCGAGGAGTTGGAGAGGCTGGGCATCCTTGTTGATCGCGATCCTGAGGGCTACATGCTGCAGATATTCACGCGCCCGGTGGAGGATCGGCCGACTTTGTTTTTTGAGATTATTCAGCGCAAAGGTAGTCGCAGTTTCGGCAAAGGGAACTTCAAGGCGCTGTTTGAAGCGATCGAACGGGAACAACAAGCTCGGGGCAATCTCTAGCGTCGCGGAGGGATGAGATGAAAACCGAAACGCTATTCGTTGCGGCGCCGTACTTGATCGAACAGGATTACGCCGCGTACACCGATGAACAGCACGCGGTGTGGGCGGAACTCGTCGGCAGGGTGCTTCCGGAGTTGGAGAAGCACGCGTCGCGCGCCTACCTGGACGGCTTCCAGATCATCGGCCTGCAGAAGGACCGGCTACCGCGACTGGAGTCAATCAGCGCACGGCTCGAGCCAAGGACGGGCTGGAACTCAACACCGGTCAACGGATTTCTTCCCGCACCGGCGTTCTTCGAGATGCTGGCAGCTCGCCGGTTTCCGACCACAACGTGGTTGCGGAGCCGGGAGTCGCTCGAATACACGCCGGAACCGGATATCTTTCACGACGTTTTCGGCCATGTTCCCATGCATGCCAACAAGGTCTTCGCGGAATTTCTCGCGCAGTATGGCCGCGTTTGTGCATCGATTGATGATGAGGCAGTCCTCGAAAAGCTGGGGCGATTGTTCTGGTACACCGTGGAGTTTGGTCTGATTCGCGAGGGAGAAGAAATTAAGGTATAC
It encodes:
- a CDS encoding acyl-CoA dehydrogenase, coding for MSVALETNPSLYPFVLTEEQEQLRREIRDFAAREIAPNVMKWDEASEFPLEVVKKLGQMGLLGVIFPPEYGGSGLGYVDYVLAIEELSAVDGSIGIIVAAHNSLGTNHIFLAGNEAQKRKYVSKLASGEWLAAWGLTEPGAGSDASNSRTTAIKKGDRYVLNGNKTFITNGHYADLAVVIASTDKSKGTHGLSAFVVEKGTKGFRPGKKENKLGLRASDTSELIFEDCEIPEENLLGAEGEGFIDAMRVLDGGRISIAALALGIGRGALDAALKYVKERKQFGKAIAEFQGIQWKLADMATELDAARLLTQRAAVLKDSGRKVTRESSMAKLFSSEVAVRICDDAVQLFGGYGFIKDYPAEKYYRDVKLCTIGEGTSEIQRMVIAREILKVYPSRG
- a CDS encoding acyl-CoA carboxylase subunit beta, producing MAESSKLQNAIESSFDPQSPRAKANRTALQELLATIRSQEETIRLGGGAKAEAAQHAKKRLTVRERMKLLLDPESDFLELGLWAAYEMYTEYGGAPGAGVVTGLGRVCGRLCMIIANDATVKAGAFFPMTAKKVIHAQNIALENHIPTLYLVDSAGVFLPLQEDVFPDTDDFGRVFRNNAVMSSLGIPQITAIMGMCVAGGAYLPVMTDTVLMTEGSGLFLAGPSLVQAAIGQKTNPEELGGAAMHAEISGTVDFKEPDDHHCILRLRSLVDKFGDRSPANASTERFSRTPYDAKHDAPRYSIEDVYGLLNPAPGTSNVYDMREVIARIVDRSEFDEYKEEFGRTVLCGYARIGGRAVGIVANQKTNQNQIVAMGPSAGAKRIEVGGVIYTEGAQKAARFIMDCNQNLVPLIFLHDVNGFMVGKDAEWSGIIRAGAKMVSAVSTSVVPKISVIIGGSFGAGHYAMCGKAYDPRFMFAWPTARYAVMSGASAAGTLAEVRAKQVERGGKVLSEEERKALYDEIKNTYDAQADPRYGAARLWIDAIIDPAKTRDVLITALEACCMNPDIPRFNPGVLQT
- a CDS encoding APC family permease, translating into MTIPAPPPQDTKSQLRKTMGFWDVLLFNIATVLGPRWIAAAGHNGTSSISLWVIAAVFFFVPGALVINELSSRFPEEGGLYAWSKEAFGDFHGFVAGWTYWIYTVFYFPGLLLASASMAAYIIGGRGAQLAQDRTFLLSVSLGLLLVAVILNIIGLNIGKWLQNAGGVGTYVPLLILALVAVIVVFKRGSATHFTVQNMLPAWNWNTVNFWSQIAFAFTGLELVSAMSEEVRDPRRTLPRAVFGAGALIALMYIGGTFAILALLPAASIDPQSGVFSAITAGSMVLKIGLLGVLAAMLVTVGNAGGVGSTVAGIARVPFVVGIDRYLPAAFGKIHPKWKTPYISILVQAVLSGTILVLSQIQSKSILVGYQLVVSAAIILYFIPFLYMFAAVIRLSTRKDRRENSHAVLVPGGVAGVWICGSLGFLVVLIGIILSFFPPGETTTASFELQLVGGTAASILIGLFLYWRGARSKKAV
- the thpR gene encoding RNA 2',3'-cyclic phosphodiesterase, yielding MRLFIGIPLSPEVVDALAGLSQSLRSTEDGFRWSSPQSWHITLQFLGETSETTYACLLAHLKEVSSPEFQVHIDGTGFFDRAGIFFAGVSDSPELAQLQKQIVAATVQCGFVAEDRPFHPHITLARAKGGARTRVLRQLKTKIKGNERFPAFTAREFLLYEAFLGSGGSRYEIRERFPLAVR
- a CDS encoding Lrp/AsnC family transcriptional regulator gives rise to the protein MAHKTVPNRIDLDAIAWRILEALQENARVSFAELGRKIGLSTPAVAERVHRLEEAGVITGYHACLDSAKLGVPIRVLVRLTIPGGELQISRTVSALKELSEISRCHRITGAESFVIEADVVSIRHLETLIDRLSALGATSTSTVLSSPVERRNHQAKQVESFAKYL
- the hppD gene encoding 4-hydroxyphenylpyruvate dioxygenase — protein: MSATVHSAPAHLGSQPTTESIPTGHDFLPLKGTDHVEFYVGNARQSAYFYRAAFGMSLVAYAGPETGQRDRSSYVLQQGKIRFVLTTPLRGGNAIAEHVGRHGDGVKVIALWVDDARKAWTETTSRGAASVAQPYVLADERGQVVMSSIRTYGDTIHTFVERTNYSGAFLPGYRAVESDKIARPTGLIHIDHMVGNVGWHEMDEWVKFYANVMGFSLYQHFDDKDISTEYSALMSKVMANGNGYVKFPINEPAEGKRKSQIEEYLEFYGGAGVQHIALATNDILHTVSKLSEQGIEFLHVPHTYYTELQSRVGKIDEPTEELERLGILVDRDPEGYMLQIFTRPVEDRPTLFFEIIQRKGSRSFGKGNFKALFEAIEREQQARGNL
- a CDS encoding phenylalanine 4-monooxygenase; protein product: MKTETLFVAAPYLIEQDYAAYTDEQHAVWAELVGRVLPELEKHASRAYLDGFQIIGLQKDRLPRLESISARLEPRTGWNSTPVNGFLPAPAFFEMLAARRFPTTTWLRSRESLEYTPEPDIFHDVFGHVPMHANKVFAEFLAQYGRVCASIDDEAVLEKLGRLFWYTVEFGLIREGEEIKVYGSGLISSHGECKNVIDGHCAVHEFSLDEVLSTPVKVDELHKLLFAVESFDQIYEAMHEAEHRAKQKTL